A section of the Gloeobacter violaceus PCC 7421 genome encodes:
- a CDS encoding DUF4365 domain-containing protein, with translation MFYYKDTLQKTGPELYMKNNRVLHWKTTGEQRRGSWGVNLNLCKEEFSYAYVDAVVAATGYSIVRASRLLDNQGIDIQIAAPGVHGTKRNPHLNAQVKCTWNATLSQTHVVYNKLAVKNYEELIDPRQTIPIILILVLVPDNDDPSTWLQHSEQALCMKRCGYWESLRNWPSTQNSDEITVRLPRTNVFDINGLKGIMSRIVQNGHP, from the coding sequence ATGTTCTACTACAAAGACACGCTGCAAAAAACTGGCCCGGAGCTATACATGAAGAATAACCGTGTACTACACTGGAAAACCACCGGCGAACAACGTAGAGGCTCTTGGGGAGTGAACCTGAACCTTTGTAAAGAGGAGTTCAGCTATGCATACGTCGATGCAGTCGTTGCAGCTACCGGGTACTCCATCGTGAGGGCATCGAGGCTTCTTGACAATCAAGGCATCGATATACAGATTGCGGCACCGGGCGTCCACGGCACCAAGCGCAATCCGCACCTCAACGCCCAGGTGAAGTGCACCTGGAACGCCACCCTCTCCCAAACCCATGTGGTGTACAACAAGCTTGCAGTCAAAAATTACGAGGAGTTGATCGATCCCAGGCAAACGATTCCTATCATCCTGATCCTCGTCCTGGTGCCTGACAACGACGATCCCAGTACATGGCTGCAACATTCTGAACAAGCACTGTGCATGAAACGCTGTGGCTACTGGGAATCTTTGCGCAACTGGCCATCCACTCAAAATAGTGACGAAATAACAGTCAGGCTCCCACGCACGAATGTCTTTGATATCAACGGTTTGAAAGGCATTATGTCCCGCATTGTACAGAATGGGCACCCATGA
- a CDS encoding DEAD/DEAH box helicase: MKLRDLLQKGDAALTSASHLMGQGLVVLDCTGVEALTEKQLTLLFSDIPEGWGFLELAEVLDSATLTGGFADQLSQEIVRRNGSASEPKTAPRPEALEPPEIAPAIVKQSVSRATVLHPIRALDKVIAGYRDYLLTEFRAKDPALKQALEKALDEPLFLAQEPFFQAHRPFKDGQRWRELPIDQKLAQVMEKRSNNKRAYLHQSEGIAHLLGPQASPLVVTTGTGSGKSETFLLPVIQNAIEDAVHFKQPGLTAILVYPMNALANDQLQRIRQYLQESGWSGAVSVEQYDRGTKQADRERLRQNPPHILLTNYMMLEYLLVRPADRDAIFANHRCRFLVLDEVHTYRGTLGSNIALLVRRLKTHLGRARHDWLADVAAAQRARRYPELLPVGTSATIKSVGEQGQLPRAELVRLRDEAVQDFFSKLTGAEPQTIRVLGEQLQDVEIPGEAQYPLHWSAVEEVDVSDAEAVRQALCTLSGQNPDTPLDQATRRCRLLWDLNRWLIGSPMSISQLVARVRVEVPERKGCREADIESEVRAALSIGAALPENIPGVLRLRIHRFVRGGWRFHRCVSPTCGKLYPMGEERCECSASTAPLYLCRNCGADYLRFVGGNPNDPAAGPLQPSASNSEEYEWLLYDPARFELTADIEEEEEEAGNNTLQRSRSRRQPTQMRQRLVREGSFDPHTLAFSVDTTTYPLRATLAPARTQCLCCGGSAGSRNVITPVALGTSAAVKVMGEGLVEALAEENKNRPNHDGKERLLVFSDSRQDAAHQARFIHFASRYDRMRRRIVRLLNGHGVLTIQRMVELLGEEGVRERDNPYVPEENNSWLPDETLQRIRVWEEAPLLDEIAVNAGYRATLINLGLVSVTYDRLSEYVQARGSALAKALGVTLSQLEHICRCLLDEMRVRGCLSRELLRFHPAHPSYPAYMRAAEWERRVKRPQGYAATSEGNPAAYLDSTQVESGIKLNNAWRRPRIGGKGPSLERILKHLINCFGGAAPTVDRMVELLQFLKDGSYLVAFELLGYRERARLLQVQAEQVRLKLVTAHVRMHCRVCGFVLAEAPERFPCPRCHGYFIRWVDAEDNRTVRRIYSEQFVPLIAREHTAQIPGDIRVQLENDFKASAEVSKVNLLACSPTLEMGIDVGGLDAVILRNVPPRPDNYAQRGGRAGRRTRVGLVLGYARSTPHDQYFYDKPAEMISGEVPAPALALGNRDVILRHLNAIAFGTAEPGLAGKMVEYVSPAGEINQQAVDALIASVTAQQEYALSMAQDAWGVDILPAAMLDTSQLRHNLKSLRERIQDVVERTARQVQELRRALDTYAAALTGRRAAAQAGDMVARLLGIETERRRNQQEADDGSAGYPLRRFAEFGILPGYEFPTQPASLRLLGDPHEEDPVTVARRFGIAQFQPEAQVYARTKRWQVIGLDNASPWNPKDEGPNWAYRLCQSCQLRYDAAHPRCPRCQADLPGQPIPAAEFGGFLARPNENTILDEEDRYATGNLVKTFPQWDGDVVGRWSVGPDWSLRLSRGEEVRWLNEGRPPTPKEIDDGMPYLHPDAKGYLLCGSCGRSLTPQSLLDAGSKRRNVRTRDSQQDVHGHREDCPQAGTALRPLAIVTALKAEVLRLVIPVPSSVEQRGLQSWGLSLGFSLRTGMRHVYMLDGSEIEFELEGPWQAVKDNARFNWVSLSFIDPSIGGSGYLSRIASELHIVARAAIDHLDHTGCETACYRCLKSYQNQRFHELLHWPRIIADLHQLAEGPPIRQNLQMSDIDDPHPWLEAYAEKVGSPLELKFLRLFEEYGFHPRKQVPIAVHAGEPPISLADFAVAEKKLAIYIDGASFHQGQNLRRDRFIRERLRDADPAWRIVELKANDLARGGSLVMHLMQLLEISL, translated from the coding sequence ATGAAACTCAGAGACCTCTTACAAAAAGGCGATGCGGCTCTGACTTCGGCCAGCCATCTGATGGGACAGGGTCTCGTCGTTCTAGATTGCACCGGTGTAGAGGCGCTTACCGAGAAACAGCTCACCTTACTTTTTTCGGACATTCCAGAGGGCTGGGGCTTTCTGGAACTCGCGGAGGTTCTCGATTCAGCCACCCTCACCGGCGGATTCGCAGACCAACTTTCTCAGGAGATTGTCCGGCGCAATGGCTCTGCGAGCGAGCCCAAGACTGCTCCTCGCCCCGAAGCCCTGGAGCCGCCGGAAATAGCGCCTGCGATTGTCAAGCAATCGGTTTCCCGGGCAACCGTCCTTCACCCGATCCGCGCCCTCGATAAAGTGATCGCAGGGTACCGCGACTACCTGCTCACAGAATTCCGTGCAAAAGACCCTGCACTCAAGCAAGCTCTGGAGAAGGCACTCGATGAGCCGCTCTTTTTAGCCCAAGAACCGTTTTTTCAAGCCCATCGGCCGTTCAAAGACGGCCAACGCTGGCGTGAACTGCCCATCGACCAGAAACTGGCTCAGGTGATGGAGAAGCGTTCCAATAACAAACGCGCCTACCTGCACCAATCCGAGGGGATCGCTCACTTGTTGGGACCACAGGCATCGCCGTTGGTCGTCACCACGGGAACGGGGAGCGGCAAAAGCGAGACTTTCCTGCTGCCGGTCATCCAGAACGCCATCGAAGATGCCGTTCACTTTAAACAACCCGGACTGACGGCGATCCTCGTTTACCCGATGAACGCCCTGGCCAACGATCAGCTCCAGCGCATCCGGCAGTACTTACAAGAATCGGGCTGGTCAGGAGCCGTCTCCGTCGAGCAGTACGACCGGGGGACCAAGCAAGCCGACCGGGAGAGACTCCGGCAAAATCCACCCCACATCCTGCTCACCAACTACATGATGCTGGAGTACCTGCTGGTGCGCCCGGCGGACAGAGATGCCATCTTTGCCAATCATCGCTGTCGTTTTTTGGTCCTCGATGAAGTCCATACCTACCGCGGCACGCTAGGAAGCAACATTGCCCTGCTGGTGCGTCGGCTTAAGACCCATCTAGGACGTGCCCGGCACGACTGGCTTGCCGATGTGGCCGCAGCACAGCGGGCAAGACGCTACCCCGAACTGCTGCCGGTGGGTACTTCGGCCACCATCAAAAGTGTGGGTGAGCAGGGACAGCTCCCCCGCGCCGAACTGGTTCGGCTCCGCGACGAAGCAGTTCAAGACTTTTTCAGCAAGCTGACGGGAGCCGAACCGCAAACCATTCGCGTCCTCGGTGAACAACTGCAGGATGTCGAGATTCCGGGGGAAGCACAGTATCCACTGCACTGGTCGGCTGTCGAGGAAGTCGATGTTTCGGACGCCGAAGCAGTCAGACAGGCACTATGTACCCTAAGCGGGCAAAACCCGGACACCCCTCTCGATCAAGCAACTCGTCGCTGTCGGCTCCTGTGGGATCTCAATCGGTGGCTTATCGGCTCTCCCATGTCCATCAGCCAGCTCGTGGCGCGCGTGCGAGTTGAGGTGCCCGAACGGAAGGGCTGCAGGGAGGCTGACATCGAGAGCGAGGTGCGAGCAGCCCTCAGTATTGGCGCGGCGCTACCTGAAAACATTCCCGGAGTGCTGAGGTTGCGTATACATCGTTTTGTGCGGGGTGGTTGGCGTTTCCATCGCTGCGTCAGCCCGACCTGCGGGAAGCTTTACCCGATGGGCGAGGAGCGTTGCGAATGTAGCGCATCCACTGCACCACTGTACCTGTGCCGTAACTGCGGAGCGGATTATCTGCGCTTTGTCGGTGGCAATCCCAATGATCCAGCTGCTGGACCACTGCAACCAAGTGCAAGCAATTCAGAGGAATATGAGTGGCTTCTCTACGACCCAGCACGATTTGAACTGACAGCGGATATTGAAGAAGAGGAAGAGGAAGCAGGCAACAACACACTACAGCGCAGTCGCAGCAGGCGTCAGCCCACTCAAATGCGGCAGCGCCTGGTGCGCGAAGGCTCTTTCGATCCGCATACCCTCGCTTTCAGCGTTGATACAACAACCTATCCACTCCGAGCAACCCTTGCCCCGGCCCGTACACAATGTTTGTGCTGTGGCGGTTCTGCCGGCAGCCGCAATGTGATTACCCCAGTTGCCCTAGGTACCTCTGCCGCGGTCAAAGTGATGGGAGAGGGACTGGTCGAGGCTTTAGCTGAAGAAAACAAGAACCGGCCGAATCATGATGGGAAGGAGCGGCTGCTGGTCTTCAGCGATAGTCGTCAGGATGCAGCTCACCAAGCTCGGTTTATCCATTTTGCCAGCCGTTATGATCGAATGCGAAGACGTATAGTCCGTCTACTTAATGGTCATGGAGTGCTGACTATTCAGAGAATGGTCGAATTGCTCGGCGAAGAAGGAGTTCGCGAACGGGACAATCCCTACGTCCCGGAGGAAAATAACTCCTGGCTGCCGGATGAAACACTGCAACGCATTCGTGTCTGGGAAGAAGCTCCACTGCTCGATGAGATTGCTGTCAACGCCGGTTATCGGGCCACACTGATTAACCTCGGCCTTGTCAGTGTCACTTACGATCGATTGAGTGAATACGTTCAGGCGCGTGGGAGTGCTCTGGCTAAAGCACTAGGCGTCACACTATCGCAATTGGAGCACATTTGCCGATGCTTGCTAGATGAGATGCGGGTGCGCGGATGCCTTTCGCGCGAACTGCTGCGCTTCCATCCGGCGCACCCGAGTTATCCAGCCTACATGCGCGCCGCCGAGTGGGAAAGGCGGGTCAAGCGGCCCCAGGGCTATGCAGCCACCTCGGAGGGAAATCCCGCAGCTTATTTAGATTCCACTCAAGTTGAATCGGGCATCAAACTCAATAATGCCTGGCGCAGACCGCGTATTGGAGGTAAAGGACCTAGCCTTGAACGCATTTTAAAGCATCTTATCAACTGCTTTGGCGGTGCCGCACCGACAGTGGATCGCATGGTCGAGCTCTTACAGTTTTTGAAAGATGGGAGTTATCTGGTTGCATTTGAACTGCTGGGTTATCGCGAACGTGCACGGCTGCTCCAGGTGCAAGCGGAACAAGTCCGGCTAAAACTTGTTACAGCTCATGTGCGTATGCATTGCCGTGTATGTGGATTCGTGCTTGCCGAGGCACCTGAGCGTTTTCCCTGTCCACGTTGTCATGGATACTTCATCCGATGGGTTGATGCCGAAGACAACCGAACGGTACGACGCATCTACTCGGAACAGTTCGTTCCACTAATAGCTCGAGAACATACCGCTCAGATTCCTGGCGATATCCGGGTTCAACTCGAAAACGACTTTAAAGCATCGGCAGAAGTCTCCAAAGTCAATCTCCTCGCTTGCTCGCCAACGCTGGAGATGGGCATCGATGTCGGTGGTCTCGATGCGGTCATTTTGCGAAACGTTCCACCCCGTCCTGACAACTACGCTCAGCGCGGAGGGCGAGCAGGCCGACGAACCCGTGTTGGTCTAGTGCTCGGCTATGCCCGCAGCACCCCCCACGACCAGTATTTTTATGACAAGCCTGCCGAGATGATCTCAGGCGAGGTACCAGCACCGGCTCTGGCCCTGGGCAATCGCGATGTTATTCTCCGCCACCTCAACGCCATTGCTTTTGGTACTGCCGAACCAGGACTGGCCGGCAAGATGGTCGAGTACGTGTCTCCGGCTGGCGAAATAAATCAGCAAGCCGTCGATGCTCTGATCGCATCAGTCACAGCCCAACAAGAGTATGCCCTCTCTATGGCGCAGGATGCTTGGGGAGTTGACATACTACCTGCTGCAATGCTCGACACTTCCCAGTTGCGCCATAACCTGAAATCTCTACGCGAGCGCATCCAGGATGTTGTGGAGCGCACAGCCAGACAAGTACAAGAACTCAGGAGAGCTTTAGATACTTATGCAGCAGCACTCACAGGTAGAAGAGCCGCTGCTCAAGCGGGCGATATGGTTGCCCGTCTTCTGGGGATCGAGACTGAACGACGACGCAATCAGCAAGAAGCAGACGATGGTTCGGCGGGGTATCCTTTGCGAAGGTTTGCCGAGTTTGGTATTCTGCCGGGCTACGAGTTTCCCACCCAGCCTGCGAGTTTGCGCTTACTGGGGGATCCGCACGAGGAAGATCCCGTAACAGTTGCCCGGAGGTTTGGGATTGCTCAGTTCCAGCCTGAAGCTCAGGTGTACGCCCGTACAAAGCGCTGGCAAGTCATTGGACTGGACAACGCTTCCCCATGGAATCCCAAAGACGAAGGACCGAACTGGGCTTATCGCCTCTGCCAATCCTGTCAATTACGCTACGATGCTGCGCATCCGCGCTGCCCCAGATGCCAGGCGGATCTGCCAGGGCAACCAATTCCAGCAGCTGAGTTTGGCGGTTTTCTCGCCAGGCCCAACGAGAACACAATCCTGGATGAGGAAGATCGTTACGCAACTGGCAACCTTGTAAAAACTTTTCCCCAATGGGACGGCGATGTGGTTGGCCGGTGGAGTGTAGGACCTGACTGGTCCTTACGGCTGAGCCGTGGAGAAGAGGTTCGCTGGCTCAATGAGGGCCGTCCTCCCACACCAAAAGAGATAGATGACGGAATGCCTTACTTGCATCCTGATGCAAAAGGATATCTGCTTTGTGGTAGCTGTGGGCGCTCGCTAACTCCCCAAAGCCTGCTTGATGCCGGCAGCAAACGACGCAATGTTCGCACCCGAGACTCTCAGCAAGATGTACATGGCCATCGCGAAGACTGTCCTCAGGCAGGAACAGCACTTCGTCCCCTTGCAATCGTCACTGCGCTGAAGGCTGAAGTATTGCGCTTGGTTATTCCTGTGCCCAGTTCAGTAGAACAACGGGGATTGCAATCATGGGGGCTTTCGCTGGGATTTTCACTGCGCACTGGAATGCGACACGTATACATGCTAGATGGTTCAGAGATTGAATTTGAACTGGAAGGTCCTTGGCAGGCTGTCAAGGATAACGCTCGCTTCAATTGGGTTTCTTTAAGCTTTATCGATCCTAGTATTGGAGGAAGTGGATATTTAAGCCGAATCGCGAGTGAATTGCATATTGTTGCTCGTGCCGCAATTGATCATTTGGACCATACGGGTTGTGAGACTGCCTGCTATCGCTGCCTCAAGTCTTATCAAAACCAGCGATTTCATGAATTATTACATTGGCCTCGGATAATTGCTGATCTCCACCAACTTGCCGAAGGGCCACCTATTAGACAAAATTTACAAATGAGTGACATTGATGATCCGCATCCTTGGTTAGAAGCTTACGCAGAAAAAGTCGGGTCGCCCCTTGAGTTGAAATTTCTTCGGCTTTTTGAAGAGTATGGCTTCCACCCTCGAAAACAAGTTCCGATAGCAGTACATGCCGGAGAGCCCCCCATTTCTTTGGCTGACTTTGCAGTTGCAGAAAAAAAGCTTGCTATCTACATCGACGGTGCCAGTTTCCACCAAGGACAGAACCTGCGTCGCGACCGTTTCATCAGGGAGCGACTTCGCGATGCTGATCCCGCCTGGAGGATAGTTGAATTAAAGGCGAATGATCTTGCACGCGGCGGCTCTCTGGTTATGCATCTTATGCAATTACTGGAGATCTCTCTTTGA
- a CDS encoding 3'-5' exonuclease translates to MPATLWETSFTETFLNELLNVPQTIQDRVKRTIKLLKRDPVSAKGNIKRLKDFKNNVYRIRLGDYRLIYSFGSGWIKLLSIRKRDESTYELGLPEFEVPGAPPDPALLEPQATDEPVLVPVYIPEEPESLPQTVTRENRVTTSLPFELTPELLKQWQIPEEDWSEVLAVRTSEQILDLPLPNNLISRLLDNLYPRPIEEIAVQPEFVLQQPEDLERFVEGDLIAFLLKLDPEQEKLRDFGSSGPILVKGGPGTGKSTLALYRVKKLLDAGHSPVLFTTYTNALVNYSAQLLEQLLGQNAATAGAEVSTIDRMAYQYFSQTYGKPHIVEDNEAVVLLEEALKTTAIPATNAFDRGVRLEVLKRLGVPYLLSEIRTIIEAWELTTPEQYLEIERRGRGTPLKANIREAIWAVYQTWSQLLAQKKLITWEQLHSRARDLVESLPQPPYQAVVVDEAQDLPPVKLRFMMSLATSPGGVYLTADASQSLYHRGFSWKQVHADLKVAGRTLLLKRNYRNTEEIAGACIAILQNSEAGDEECLYQHPSPHRGDAPTILLSDDFEGQVSAIREFLIAAAQKFRLPLHGSAVLCPSNHMGMAIAKQLDSLDLNAKFVSRREIDIRKPYIKVMTLHSAKGLEFPFVVVAGFDEGNIPYLDAYIPPDEVPTVLDEQRRLFYVGCSRAMRALMVCGSRSTPSRFLDSLVAPYWCRQELL, encoded by the coding sequence ATGCCTGCAACCCTGTGGGAAACGTCCTTTACCGAAACCTTCCTGAACGAACTGCTCAATGTTCCCCAAACCATTCAGGACAGGGTCAAACGCACCATCAAGCTCCTCAAGCGAGATCCGGTATCCGCCAAGGGCAACATCAAAAGGCTCAAGGACTTCAAGAACAACGTCTACCGCATCCGACTGGGTGATTACCGGCTCATCTACAGCTTCGGAAGCGGCTGGATCAAGCTTCTGAGTATTCGCAAGCGAGATGAGAGCACCTACGAACTGGGTTTGCCGGAGTTTGAAGTGCCCGGCGCACCTCCCGACCCGGCCCTACTCGAACCCCAGGCAACCGATGAGCCGGTGCTTGTCCCTGTTTATATTCCCGAGGAGCCGGAGTCGCTGCCGCAAACCGTTACCAGAGAAAACCGAGTCACTACGTCCCTCCCCTTCGAGCTGACGCCGGAGTTGCTCAAGCAATGGCAGATTCCAGAGGAGGACTGGTCCGAGGTGCTGGCGGTGCGCACCTCCGAGCAGATTCTCGATCTCCCCCTGCCCAACAACCTGATCAGCCGCCTCCTCGATAATCTCTACCCCCGCCCCATTGAGGAAATTGCCGTTCAGCCGGAGTTTGTGCTGCAACAGCCGGAGGATCTGGAGCGCTTCGTCGAGGGCGACTTGATTGCTTTTTTGCTCAAGCTCGATCCTGAACAAGAGAAGCTGCGGGACTTCGGGAGCAGCGGCCCTATCCTCGTCAAAGGAGGACCGGGCACTGGCAAATCCACCCTTGCACTCTATCGAGTCAAGAAATTGCTCGATGCCGGCCATAGTCCAGTACTTTTTACGACCTACACCAACGCCCTGGTCAACTACTCCGCACAGCTGCTCGAACAACTACTCGGCCAGAATGCGGCGACGGCAGGCGCGGAGGTAAGCACCATCGACCGAATGGCTTACCAGTATTTCTCCCAGACCTACGGCAAACCCCACATTGTCGAAGATAACGAGGCAGTCGTCCTGCTCGAAGAGGCGCTCAAAACAACCGCGATCCCTGCCACCAATGCTTTTGACCGTGGCGTTCGCCTCGAAGTGCTCAAGCGGCTCGGGGTGCCTTACTTGTTGAGCGAGATCCGGACGATCATCGAAGCCTGGGAACTGACAACCCCTGAGCAGTACCTGGAGATCGAGCGGCGCGGTCGCGGTACACCCCTGAAGGCCAACATTCGAGAAGCAATCTGGGCTGTCTATCAAACCTGGAGCCAACTGCTCGCCCAAAAGAAGCTCATCACCTGGGAGCAACTGCACTCCAGGGCGAGGGATCTGGTCGAAAGCCTTCCCCAGCCTCCTTATCAGGCCGTCGTTGTCGACGAAGCGCAGGATCTGCCGCCGGTGAAATTGCGCTTCATGATGAGCCTGGCCACCTCGCCGGGAGGTGTCTACCTGACGGCGGACGCCTCCCAGTCGCTCTACCATCGCGGTTTCAGCTGGAAGCAGGTGCATGCCGACCTCAAGGTGGCGGGCAGAACGCTGCTGCTCAAGCGCAACTACCGCAACACCGAGGAAATCGCCGGTGCCTGCATCGCCATCCTTCAGAACAGCGAAGCCGGGGACGAAGAATGCCTCTACCAACATCCTTCCCCTCACCGTGGCGATGCGCCTACCATTTTGCTGTCCGACGACTTCGAAGGCCAGGTAAGCGCAATCCGCGAGTTCTTGATTGCAGCAGCCCAAAAGTTCCGCCTTCCCCTCCACGGCAGCGCCGTCCTCTGCCCGAGCAACCACATGGGTATGGCCATCGCCAAACAGCTCGATAGCCTCGACTTGAACGCCAAGTTCGTATCACGCCGAGAAATCGACATCCGCAAGCCCTACATTAAGGTGATGACCCTTCATTCAGCCAAGGGATTGGAATTTCCTTTTGTCGTCGTGGCAGGCTTCGACGAAGGCAATATCCCTTACCTGGATGCCTACATCCCCCCCGACGAGGTGCCCACCGTCCTCGACGAGCAGCGCCGACTCTTCTACGTCGGCTGCTCGCGGGCAATGCGGGCCTTGATGGTGTGCGGCTCCCGCTCGACGCCGTCGCGCTTCCTCGATAGTCTCGTTGCTCCTTACTGGTGCAGACAGGAACTGCTATGA